The DNA window GCGTTGAACGCATTCACGCTATGGGATTTGGCGTGGAGATTTGGGACTGGACCCAAAAAGATATTGATGCGCTGGTGAAAACCGGTGCCCGCTTTACCTCAATGACAGGCTACATCTCTGGCAACCTGACCGATGATGAAGCAATTGATCACCTGCTTTCCAGCGCCAGTCAGTCACTCGAGGCCGCTCGCCGCCTTGGCTGCCCGTCTCTCAACTTGCACGGCACAGGACTGAACAATGTTGGTCTCCCGGTGAAACCAGTTGAAATTGTAACGGGTGAAATGTGGCTGAAAGCGAAAAAGACGCTGGATGCCCTTGCAGCTATGGGGGAGAAAACAGGCAAGGTATTCACTTTGGAAAACCTGAATACCGCCGTTGATCATCCGGGAACACCTTTCGCTAAAGCAGAGGATACTATGGCCCTGGTGAGCGCAGTGAACAGCCCATACCTGAAAATGAATCTGGATATTTATCACGCGCAGATCGGTGAAGGTAACCTGGTCGAGCTTATCCGCAAATGTGAGAAACATATCGGTGAAATTCAGGTTGCCGATGTTCCGGGCCGTAAAGAGCCGGGTACCGGTGAGATCAACTATAAGGCTGTAGCCCGCGCATTGAAAGGGATTAACTATCAAGGCGTGGTCGCGATGGAAGGTTGGGCATCGGGTGATTCCGTCGTCGCACTTGAAGCCTTCCGCGAAGCGTTCACGCTATAAGAGTTAACATCCTTAAGCGCTCATTTTGCATCGTTTCTAAGCTAAGGAAGCGATGCATTTATTGTAAAGGATAGAATGATGAACGTATCAACACGTATTCATGTTGGCGTTAGCCCGCTCTCCTGGACTAACGATGTACTCGAAGATCTCGGTGGCGACATCCCACTGGAAACCTGTCTGGCAGAAGCGGCGGTGGCTGGCTACAAAGGAATTGAACTTGGCCGAAAGTTTCCGCGATCCATCGACACACTTGAGCCATTACTGAATCAAGCTAAGCTGAAGCTTGCCTCTGGTTGGTATAATGGCCTGATGGCTGAACGAAGTTTTGAGGATGAGTTAGCAGCGGTACACGATCATGCCATGTTATTGAAATCACTGGGTGCAAAAGTCATGGTATATGGTGAGTGCGGCGCAATGCCCGGACTCACGCCACTCGATGAGCCCCTGTCGAAATCTCCTGCCTTAGGACATATTAATCTGCCTCAGTACGCAGAAAAAGTGAATAAGTTGGCCGTCTCTTTATTGAAGAACTATGGTTTACGTCTGGCTTATCATCACCATTTGATGATGGTTGTTGAAACCGACGATGAGCTGAAAGCCTTCCTGAAAGCGACTCATGACTTAGTCGGCATCGTCCTGGACTGTGGGCATGCAACCGCGGCAGGCGTAGATATCGAATGGGTACTTGAAAAGTATGGCAACCGTGTGGCACATGTCCATCTAAAAGATGTACGTGGTGAAGTACTCGATAACGTCATTAACAATAACCTGAGCTTCAATGATGCAGTAAGAGCCGGTCTTTTTACTGTGCCAGGCGAGGGGATAGTTAATTACGCTCCGGTTATTCATTTTCTTAAAAACTCAATCTACGAAGGCTGGATTATCATAGAAGCCGAACAGGATCCTGAAAAAGCACCACCTTTAGAGACAGTAAAAAAAGCGCGCGCATGGGTTAAAAGCGAGCTGGGTATTTAGCATTTGAACAGGTTTGCTGTAGGTTTTTGGCGCTCGTTGAGCGCCTTTTTTGACCTTTGGCCACACCCACCCGTATTTCATTATGTTGAACCGACTAGTTTGTAATAACGATCCCACTGGCCCGGAGGCTGCGACGGGTTGAATTAATTGATTCCAGAAAACGCTTACGACTGTCGCTCAGATCTCGGGAAAGTAATGCTGCCGCTTTATCTGTTTCCTGATCCCTGAGGGCGCTAACAATCTCTACGTTCTCTTTCCAGGCTGGGTTAGTGGGCTCTTTATCCTACCATCCTGGCGCGTAACCCCATTGGACCAGATCGAGGTGCAGCTGTTCATCGCGTTCGTTCACGAGCAAAACTTTAGTCCCCGGCACCACGTTGTAACGCCCAATCGGCTCAGGTCGTATGCAATGTCGCGCTCGGCTTCATCCGCCAGGTATGCAAGATATTCTTCACGGGTTTGTGATTGAGCAAAGCGTCCGCGCATGGTTACCTCCAGTCTTCAGACTGAAAGTATAGATGTTGGAATAGAGTCGGACAGTACAGCAGTGGTTTATGACGGAATCACATCCCCGGTAGAAAAAAAGTGGGCGTCAATCAGGCTGTTTTTCGGGGCATAACGGGGGCAGCAGAGTTGATGGGGACACATTTGGGGACACCAGAATGTCCATTCACGGCCTTGATCGTCCGTCTGTGTAATAGTGTAACTCATTGAATATCCGCTAAGTCACTGAAAGGCGGTTATTTTCATCTCCTATCTCATAAATCGGTATTTTCGATGCATCTTTGCCATTGCGTGCGGTAACAGAACAATATCAGAATAACATATTATAAATCATATGATTAGGTTCGACTTGCGTACCCTGATAATCCCCGGGCAAGGGTCTATGCTTATAAAAAGCGCTAAATGAGGCAATACCCCTGCTGGAGAAGGGTTGAAGTGATAATCATTATCACTAACATGGCGGTATGCCTTGATGGCGCCAACCTGGAGGTCTATCGATGGAAGTACAAGCAGGAACCTTTAATCCCGCCGATTTCAGCTGGCAGGGACTGACCATGACGCCGGCCGCTGCCGCGCATATTCGCGATCTGATGCGCAAGCAGCCTGACAAAAAGGGGCTACGGCTGGGTATCAAAACCAGCGGCTGCGCCGGTTTTGGCTATGTGCTCGAAATGATTGCCGAGCCGGCGCCCGACGATCTGCTCTTTGAATCTGAAGGGGCGAAGCTGTTTGCGCCGCTGCAGGCGATGCCGTTCATTGACGGCACGGAGCTGGATTACGTCCGGGAAGGTTTAAATGAAATCTTTAAATTTCATAACCCGAAAGCGCAGCACGAGTGCGGCTGCGGCGAAAGTTTTGGGGTGCAGGCGGAGTAACTATGTCGCGTAATACTGAAGCAACAGACGATGTCAAAACCTGGACCGGCGGCCCGCTCAATTATAAAGAGGGCTTTTTCACTCGCCTGCAGACCGATGAGCTGGCCAAAGGCATTAATGAAGAGGTGGTTCGCGCCATCTCCGCCCGCCGCAAT is part of the Klebsiella quasipneumoniae subsp. quasipneumoniae genome and encodes:
- a CDS encoding TIM barrel protein — translated: MSTYSLSVCAEMVFLDLPFIERVERIHAMGFGVEIWDWTQKDIDALVKTGARFTSMTGYISGNLTDDEAIDHLLSSASQSLEAARRLGCPSLNLHGTGLNNVGLPVKPVEIVTGEMWLKAKKTLDALAAMGEKTGKVFTLENLNTAVDHPGTPFAKAEDTMALVSAVNSPYLKMNLDIYHAQIGEGNLVELIRKCEKHIGEIQVADVPGRKEPGTGEINYKAVARALKGINYQGVVAMEGWASGDSVVALEAFREAFTL
- the sufA gene encoding Fe-S cluster assembly scaffold SufA, which codes for MEVQAGTFNPADFSWQGLTMTPAAAAHIRDLMRKQPDKKGLRLGIKTSGCAGFGYVLEMIAEPAPDDLLFESEGAKLFAPLQAMPFIDGTELDYVREGLNEIFKFHNPKAQHECGCGESFGVQAE
- the iolE gene encoding myo-inosose-2 dehydratase, with product MNVSTRIHVGVSPLSWTNDVLEDLGGDIPLETCLAEAAVAGYKGIELGRKFPRSIDTLEPLLNQAKLKLASGWYNGLMAERSFEDELAAVHDHAMLLKSLGAKVMVYGECGAMPGLTPLDEPLSKSPALGHINLPQYAEKVNKLAVSLLKNYGLRLAYHHHLMMVVETDDELKAFLKATHDLVGIVLDCGHATAAGVDIEWVLEKYGNRVAHVHLKDVRGEVLDNVINNNLSFNDAVRAGLFTVPGEGIVNYAPVIHFLKNSIYEGWIIIEAEQDPEKAPPLETVKKARAWVKSELGI